The following proteins are co-located in the Xiphophorus hellerii strain 12219 chromosome 2, Xiphophorus_hellerii-4.1, whole genome shotgun sequence genome:
- the slc6a13 gene encoding sodium- and chloride-dependent GABA transporter 2 produces MKGEKRDAENTSKAEPSNGHGRLVDIVPSTEEKMMDRGQWGNKVEFVLSVAGEIIGLGNVWRFPYLCYKNGGGAFFIPYLIFLFACGIPVFLLETSLGQYTSEGGITCWRKICPLFEGVGYATQVIVALLNIYYIVVLAWAIFFLFNSFTWDLPWASCNNTWNTDSCMAFQRGNGSVNHHENATSPVIEFWERRVLRISSGIDHIGALNWDLVACLAVAWVICYFCIWKGVKSTGKVVYFTATFPYIMLLVLLIRGVTLPGALRGIHYYLYPDLERLSDPQVWMDAGTQIFFSYAICLGCLTALGSYNKYNNNCYRDCVCLCFLNSGTSFLAGFAIFSILGFMSFEQNVPISEVAESGPGLAFIAYPRAVTMMPVSPLWACCFFVMIVFLGLDSQFVCVESLVTAMVDMYPSVFRRKNRRELFILAVAVVSFLLGLIMLTEGGMYVFQLFDYYAASGMCLLFVAIFETVCIAWVYGADRYYDNIEDMIGYRPGPVIKFCWLFFTPATCFGTFAFALIKYSPLKYNNEYVYPVWGDGIGWVLALSSMLCIPLWAAGKLYYTPGTLKERLILLTTPSTDLPTTKQQQGRLMGVQPGDGDKPQQKTPSTRDGYFPVDEKESHC; encoded by the exons ATGAAAG GTGAAAAACGAGATGCAGAAAACACGTCCAAGGCGGAGCCGTCCAACGGTCATGGCAGGCTGGTGGACATCGTCCCCAGCACCGAGGAGAAGATGATGGACAGGGGCCAGTGGGGCAACAAGGTCGAGTTTGTCCTATCTGTCGCCGGGGAAATTATCGGCCTGGGCAACGTCTGGCGTTTCCCCTACCTTTGCTACAAGAACGGAGGAG GGGCTTTTTTTATTCCATACCTCATCTTCCTGTTTGCTTGTGGCATCCCCGTGTTCCTCCTGGAGACTTCTTTGGGACAGTACACCAGTGAGGGCGGCATCACTTGCTGGCGGAAAATTTGCCCGTTGTTTGAAG GAGTGGGTTATGCCACCCAGGTGATTGTCGCTCTCCTGAACATCTACTACATTGTTGTGCTGGCCTGGGCCATATTCTTTCTCTTCAACTCCTTCACCTGGGATCTTCCCTGGGCGTCTTGCAACAACACATGGAACACAG ATTCCTGCATGGCATTTCAGAGGGGAAACGGCTCCGTCAATCACCATGAGAACGCCACCTCTCCCGTCATTGAGTTTTGGGA GCGTAGAGTCCTGAGAATTTCCTCTGGCATTGACCACATTGGCGCGTTAAACTGGGATCTGGTCGCCTGCTTGGCCGTCGCGTGGGTCATCTGCTACTTCTGCATCTGGAAGGGAGTCAAATCAACTGGGAAG GTGGTTTACTTCACGGCTACTTTCCCGTACATCATGCTGTTGGTCCTGCTGATCAGAGGAGTCACTTTGCCCGGAGCCTTGAGGGGAATCCACTATTACCTTTACCCCGATTTGGAACGACTGTCTGACCCCCAG GTCTGGATGGATGCTGGAACGCAGATATTTTTCTCATATGCCATCTGCCTGGGCTGCCTTACAGCCTTAGGAAGCTAcaacaaatacaacaacaacTGCTACAG GGACTGCGTGTGTCTCTGTTTCCTGAACAGCGGCACAAGTTTTCTCGCCGGCTTTGCCATCTTCTCCATTTTGGGTTTCATGTCCTTCGAGCAAAACGTGCCGATCTCAGAAGTGGCCGAATCTG GTCCCGGTTTGGCCTTCATAGCATATCCTCGCGCTGTCACCATGATGCCTGTTTCCCCTCTCTGGGCCTGCTGTTTCTTCGTAATGATTGTGTTCCTGGGACTGGACAGTCAG TTCGTGTGCGTGGAGAGCTTGGTGACAGCAATGGTGGACATGTATCCCTCCGTCTTCCGCCGCAAAAACCGCAGGGAGCTCTTCATCCTGGCAGTAGCTGTGGTGTCCTTCCTTTTGGGACTCATCATGCTGACAGAG GGAGGCATGTACGTCTTCCAGCTGTTTGACTACTACGCAGCCAGCGGGATGTGCCTTCTTTTCGTGGCTATTTTTGAGACTGTCTGCATTGCCTGGGTTTATG GTGCTGATCGTTACTATGACAACATAGAGGATATGATCGGGTACCGTCCCGGCCCCGTCATTAAATTCTGCTGGCTCTTCTTTACCCCAGCAACGTGCTTT GGAACCTTTGCCTTTGCCTTGATCAAGTACTCACCTCTGAAGTACAACAATGAATACGTGTACCCAGTATGGGGGGACGGGATTGGCTGGGTTCTGGCTCTGTCCTCCATGCTCTGCATCCCTCTGTGGGCGGCAGGGAAACTCTACTATACTCCAGGAACGCTTAAAGAA CGCCTCATTCTTCTCACCACTCCTTCCACTGACTTACCAACGACGAAGCAACAACAAGGGAGGCTGATGGGCGTCCAACCTGGAGACGGCGACAAACCCCAGCAGAAAACTCCTTCCACCAGAGATGGCTACTTCCCTGTAGACGAAAAAGAGTCTCACTGCTAG